The Naumovozyma dairenensis CBS 421 chromosome 11, complete genome genome includes a window with the following:
- the GPI12 gene encoding N-acetylglucosaminylphosphatidylinositol deacetylase (similar to Saccharomyces cerevisiae GPI12 (YMR281W); ancestral locus Anc_8.846) codes for MSLRFSKFTYKSFKLFLLLWMFYMISTQKISSYNKKSFDNSVLNQILRQDHSHADISEPITQLSLVIAHPDDELMFFAPTLLQLNRFLPTSIPFNIICFSDGDAEGLGYLRRKELHDSINLLLSSSNNRKINISILDFIDGMDQVWDGKQLLSSLQNELLVNVPPSIKNNILLTFDANGISNHPNHIACNKAVHDLISYDGGKDKEMNIIGLMLSSKSDEYNIVMNLLSKYTFFVIDLVKVYWNLATGTFNTIPNSASLELSFINTYSQYILSYASMLNTHKSQMVWFRYGWWWFSRFVFSNDLLVVSNINNV; via the coding sequence ATGTCTTTACGTTTCTCTAAATTCACCtataaatctttcaaattattcTTGTTGTTATGGATGTTTTATATGATATCAACACAGAAAATATCCTCATAcaataagaaatcattTGATAACTCAGTTTTAAACCAGATCCTACGCCAAGATCATTCACATGCTGACATTAGTGAACCAATTACTCAATTGAGTCTTGTAATTGCTCATCCAGATGACGAATTAATGTTTTTTGCTCCCACTTTATTACAATTAAATCGTTTTCTACCAACTTCTATACCGTTTAATATCATATGCTTTTCAGATGGGGATGCTGAAGGATTAGGTTatttaagaagaaaagaattgcacgattcaatcaatttattgctttcttcttcaaataatcgTAAAATCAATATATCAATTTTAGACTTCATAGATGGCATGGATCAAGTTTGGGACGGGAAACAATTATTATCCTCTCTACAGAACGAATTGTTGGTAAATGTACCTCCTAGTAtcaagaataatattttattgacATTTGATGCAAATGGGATATCAAATCATCCAAATCATATTGCTTGCAACAAAGCCGTCCatgatttgatttcttatgATGGAGGAAAAGACaaagaaatgaatataattgGGCTGATGTTGAGCAGTAAGAGtgatgaatataatatcGTTATGAATTTGCTATCAAAATACACTTTTTTTGTCATTGATTTAGTCAAAGTATATTGGAATCTTGCTACGGGCACTTTTAATACTATTCCTAATTCGGCCAGTTTAGAgttatcatttattaacaCATACTCGCAGTATATATTGTCGTACGCTTCAATGCTGAACACACATAAATCACAAATGGTTTGGTTTAGATATGGTTGGTGGTGGTTCTCGAGATTCGTTTTCTCGAATGATTTGCTGGTTGTctcaaatataaataacGTGTAG
- the AEP2 gene encoding Aep2p (similar to Saccharomyces cerevisiae AEP2 (YMR282C); ancestral locus Anc_8.847), with protein sequence MMLRMFIGIQGHNSKEILLGNKIRSNNVITRIIVSRQVIRMFSRAKTLSSPSTLDELPNNRSSENALIDDQLSKTNTKKRYTFNPKKKQPLIRTSLKPTIHNSKARKGLLHLLLAQKDNGKVLTTILDHCLYSPNEQATTRQLVKENNHLTTLLSHEEMSIFICRVLKNFPTIISEKKYEILTNEGRYELYKPEVIFSLFNICKDEYCNNTNQLNPLMVYDLNQFIKYFLREGQLKKAQLVLDYIIDRFGGIEQLIKSKDLTTLDNHLKLKNGAIYKNWKPLTDSESNTFLQYRLSLEDKSHNFKGFKNYKFLDGWSLLKIIDMVLTDKTHCLNILNESILYSLGTLRQIEFMEHFIKQIWDVHPDDAVEERNHQLDKYNLPPDTNELIAILTSYCQTYKSMDRAFLLLDKLIQKYPEPMKSRLNDNKFWIKMLQWGIKIADKNGNNVNGTTIDNCLEIMEEWFLKGKKKTALEHWKIDDDYGSILINLLHNIMKERKNVDIGLKAIENFVQKLKLGSVNKYYERNLTHVLYGLQKCIFRKIAESGSYNKGLALIDNGAYTQNSGVESMLREYYITTVKEIRSKRSRRNKAQSNIQDREQDEFEKLQQKYDEIEEEGMIIGKLW encoded by the coding sequence ATGATGCTTAGAATGTTTATCGGGATACAAGGGCATAATAGCAAGGAAATTCTATTAGGAAACAAAATACGATCAAATAATGTTATAACAAGAATAATTGTATCTCGACAAGTAATACGCATGTTTTCTCGAGCGAAAACGTTATCAAGTCCTTCTACTCTAGATGAGCTTCCCAATAATAGGTCATCTGAGAATGCACTAATAGATGACCAATTGTCGAAAACTAATACGAAGAAAAGATACACATTTAATCCCAAGAAGAAACAGCCGCTAATAAGAACTTCACTGAAACCTACTATTCATAATTCTAAAGCAAGAAAAGGACTGCTTCATCTTTTATTAGCGCAGAAAGACAATGGTAAAGTTTTAACTACGATTCTAGACCACTGTTTATATTCACCGAATGAGCAGGCAACAACTCGTCAATTGGTGAAGGAAAACAATCATTTAACCACTTTATTGTCTCATGAAGAAATGTCTATTTTTATATGTCGagtattgaaaaattttccaacTATTATATCAGAGAAGAAATACGAAATTTTAACAAACGAGGGACGATATGAACTCTATAAACCTGAAGTAATATTCTcccttttcaatatatgtAAGGATGAATATTGTAACAATACGAATCAATTGAATCCATTGATGGTATATGATTTGAACCAATTCATAAAGTATTTCCTTAGAGAGGgacaattgaaaaaggcCCAGCTTGTCTTagattatattattgatagGTTCGGCGGTATTGAACAATTGATTAAGAGTAAAGATCTAACTACCCTAGAcaatcatttgaaattgaaaaatggtgCAATATATAAGAATTGGAAACCATTAACTGATTCAGAATCAAATACATTCTTACAGTATCGATTAAGTTTGGAGGATAAATCTCATAATTTTAAAGGGTTCAAgaattataaatttttagaTGGTTGgtctttattgaaaattattgatatgGTATTGACAGATAAAACTCATTGCCTTAACATTTTAAATGAAAGTATATTATACTCATTGGGTACTCTGCGtcaaattgaattcatGGAACATTTCATAAAACAAATTTGGGATGTACATCCTGATGACGCTGTGGAAGAACGCAACCACCAACTCGATAAATACAATTTACCACCTGATACCAATGAATTAATTGCTATACTGACATCATATTGCCAAACGTATAAAAGTATGGATCGagcatttttattattagataaacTTATACAAAAATATCCTGAACCCATGAAATCACgattaaatgataataaattttggATAAAAATGTTGCAGTGGGGTATCAAAATAGCGGATAAAAATGGTAACAATGTCAATGGAACTACAATTGACAATTGTTTAGAGATTATGGAAGAATGGTTTTTaaagggaaaaaaaaaaactgcATTAGAACATTGGAAAATTGACGACGATTATGGAAGTATTTTGATTAATTTATTGCATAATATTATGAAAGAAAGGAAGAATGTCGATATAGGATTAAAAGCTATTGAGAACTTTGTCCAAAAGCTCAAGTTAGGATCAGTCAATAAATACTATGAAAGAAATCTTACTCACGTATTATATGGACTTCAAAAATGTATCTTCAGGAAAATTGCCGAATCAGGATCATATAATAAGGGATTGGCTTTGATTGATAATGGTGCGTATACTCAAAATTCAGGAGTTGAAAGCATGTTACgagaatattatattacgACCGTTAAGGAAATACGTTCGAAGCGTTCTAGAAGAAATAAAGCTCAATCTAATATTCAAGATCGAGAAcaagatgaatttgaaaaattgcAACAAAAGTATGATGAgatagaagaagaaggtatGATAATAGGAAAGCTTTGGTGA
- the RIT1 gene encoding tRNA A64-2'-O-ribosylphosphate transferase (similar to Saccharomyces cerevisiae RIT1 (YMR283C); ancestral locus Anc_8.848), which translates to MDQSYFFDSLSQINKDIKKEYKSLRNRLQSILLDNEFLNDEIIATFPNYPIIPNERCGLWYVSPSQYNQTSYFKSTDGHTNQWDFSTRRLNFHLLETIAKSKGITIIDSTRRGKKIPDALSKTIPIWCAVLNYIMLRELKGGNDIVKVEDCLFVPPATVPKSEYDCILQKIPTLVEKLDKLEIINANELISTFHGKLLRPLWIYPGSSILHSSRDVFTGEKTKALAWEAPENIIPIVLCTISYQAQDGVDKRYGFTYVQGAADDHELWSCGLTPELFWSHINYLGNPTHSDDELMEYVRHMIEMKIKDSAAKTVELTMDAIFPNGVDPITPEISLGKIDNNIKITKSMLHEFKKGFSLVVILSETVTLNSDDKDEQQSDSVKIYKLTSGSKKSSKRLRTEIPKIYEVMRENLTNGKPILICCNTGTDISIGIILTILCKNYKLDPDNKKAWLRLEKETQDSNVPVKRLDKTIIRKNLTTLISHLEGRNVNPSRATLNSVNDYLM; encoded by the coding sequence ATGGATCAAtcatatttctttgattcACTTTCACAAATCAACAAAGATATCAAAAAGGAATACAAATCATTACGGAATCGTCTCCAAAGTATTTTGTTAGATAATGAGTTcttaaatgatgaaataatCGCCACGTTTCCTAATTATCCAATCATCCCAAATGAAAGATGTGGACTTTGGTACGTATCACCATCTCAATATAACCAGACAAGCTATTTTAAAAGTACCGATGGTCATACAAATCAGTGGGATTTCAGTACACGAAGATTAAATTTCCATCTCTTGGAAACTATCGCTAAATCGAAAGGTATAACTATTATAGATAGTACTAGACGTGGTAAGAAAATCCCTGATGCATTGAGTAAAACAATCCCTATTTGGTGCGCTGTTTTAAACTATATCATGTTACGAGAATTAAAAGGCGGCAATGATATTGTCAAGGTCGAGgattgtttatttgttcCACCCGCCACTGTTCCTAAATCTGAATATGATTGTATACTTCAAAAGATTCCTACATTGGTCGAGAAACTAGATAAGTTGGAGATTATTAATGCAAATGAACTAATTTCAACGTTCCATGGTAAATTATTGAGACCACTATGGATATATCCTGGTTCTTCTATATTACATTCTTCAAGAGACGTATTCACTGGAGAAAAGACCAAAGCACTGGCATGGGAAGCTccagaaaatattattcccATTGTTTTATGTACTATTAGTTATCAAGCCCAAGATGGCGTTGATAAAAGATACGGGTTCACTTATGTTCAAGGCGCCGCAGATGATCACGAATTGTGGTCTTGTGGGTTGACTCCAGAATTATTTTGGTCTCACATAAACTATCTAGGGAATCCCACTCattctgatgatgaattaatgGAATACGTGAGGCATATGATTGAAATGAAAATCAAAGATTCAGCTGCCAAGACAGTGGAATTGACAATGGACGCTATATTTCCGAATGGTGTAGACCCAATAACACCAGAGATATCATTGGGTAAGATAGATAACAACATTAAGATAACGAAAAGTATGTTACATGAATTTAAGAAAGGTTTTTCTCTTGTGGTTATACTAAGTGAAACAGTCACTTTGAACAGTGATGATAAGGACGAGCAACAATCTGATTCCGTAAAGATTTATAAACTGACAAGCGGATCCAAGAAATCTTCTAAACGATTACGAACTGAAATCCCAAAGATATATGAAGTCATGAGGGAGAATCTTACAAATGGCAAACCAATCCTGATATGCTGTAATACTGGGACAGATATATCCATTGGAATAATCCTGACCATCTTGTGTAAAAACTATAAACTGGATCCAGACAACAAAAAAGCTTGGCTTCGACTTGAGAAAGAAACCCAAGATAGCAATGTACCTGTGAAGAGATTGGATAAAACTATAATAAGGAAGAATCTGACCACATTAATATCCCATTTGGAAGGAAGAAATGTCAATCCATCAAGAGCAACTTTGAATAGTGTCAACGATTATTTAATGTAA
- the NDAI0K00353 gene encoding uncharacterized protein (Ty-like retrotransposon), translating to MTFVETVMNMVIIRNNARNPMRGLCKANEELEATVAIPECSSNDDLLVCNLESHTREDPLLTCNLESHEKEDPRVTTTKINPPVEDVCIVNIGTKSRTLEALIDTGSPTHFIRSDVVTKLDLKTSQVPFRRVKGLVSDAITTCNTACRLDFRLENREFDICAYVTDIIKNDVLIGYPFVKRHPSLMESIHKNIDNVKFNNRPVSDPGRMNYEDVTYGKDPIDDICNIETDENWIDIQRDASDVIIVEVTEVTNKDESKFDTIPEELQVKYRGIVRNDLPPRQRDHKHVSHSIELKEGSRLPRRSPYRLTPKKQKDVDEIIKDLLDKGFIVPSKSSYSSPIVLVTKHDGSYRLCVDYRELNKVTVKDPFPLPHVDELLGKVGSASVFTTLDLHSGYHQIPMNPTDMDKTAFVTPTGKYEYTVMPFGLVNAPSTFARYMADLFRDLEFVNVYLDDILIFSNDLESHWKHIDVVLSRLDQEKLIAKKKKCHFAQSEVQFLGYIIGRNKIKPVQEKCEAINRFPVPKTIKEAQRFVGMINYYRKFIKDCSRKVRPLVDFISRNVPWGDLQDDAFATLKRDLMSEPLLVPFKRDAEYRLTTDASMDGLGAVLEEVADNKVLGVVSYYSKSLNETQRRYPPGELELMAIIEGLEHFKYMLHGKHFVLRTDHISLLSIQNQKEPARRVQRWLDTLSEFDFSLAYLPGPKNVVADAISRAKLENKEVPSEPVNDNKEILTVATADTLHTLDPESWTTDWRTDPWGAAVLKSLDDKFDHEIPTEQVNEFTRYLKKFERTPEYLKHFKWTNDVLYYEDRICVPHIRRPLVMETYHDHKWFGGHFGEHDTFKKISEIYFWPNCYKTVQDYVKSCIQCQVMKAHRPRSQGLHKPLSVPSGRWLDISMDFLTGIPTTLAGWDMIMVVIDRFTKRAHFVACKKVNGSTGVFDALFRFVFSLHGFPRTIVSDRDIRFTSNAYRELTDRLGIKLLMSTSNHPQTDGQTERVNRTLNQLLRMYCSNDQSCWDKLLPHVEYVYNSTYQRVLCMSPFEADLGYKPNEPRMNRDYIINARHLTSAEYARDIDALTLRTKDQLEENQLRQEYDANKNRTPVNYKIGDYVLLHRDAYFTGGKYRKIQAIYLGPFQVVGVGTNCCELDLPSMRKLHRMINVTWLKPYVERTNTYPKWKPRAKIERLQRLEEITSIIGYSLNDKIYYCKMKDVDPRLTVEYPEEELRNLSKPRLDSLLRNFNQLETEEEKPVE from the coding sequence ATGACCTTTGTAGAAACTGTCATGAATATGGTCATTATAAGAAACAATGCAAGAAACCCAATGCGAGGCCTATGTAAAGCCAATGAAGAACTTGAAGCTACTGTTGCCATTCCTGAGTGTAGCTCCAATGATGATTTGTTAGTATGCAATTTAGAATCGCATACGAGAGAAGATCCTTTATTAACATGCAATTTAGAATCGCATGAGAAGGAAGATCCACGTGTTACCACCACTAAAATTAATCCACCTGTTGAGGACGTCTGTATTGTGAACATTGGAACGAAGTCAAGGACTTTAGAAGCATTGATTGATACTGGTTCACCAACGCATTTTATTAGAAGTGATGTTGTTACTAAGTTAGACTTAAAGACAAGTCAAGTACCCTTTAGAAGAGTAAAAGGACTTGTATCAGACGCCATTACAACGTGTAATACAGCATGTAGATTAGATTTTAGATTAGAGAATAGAGAGTTCGATATTTGTGCATATGTAACTgacataataaaaaatgatgTTCTTATTGGTTATCCTTTTGTCAAAAGACACCCTTCCTTGATGGAATCGATACATAAGAATATAGACAAtgttaaatttaataataggCCAGTGAGTGATCCTGGTAGGATGAATTATGAAGACGTTACATATGGCAAAGACCCAATAGATGACATTTGTAATATTGAAACTGATGAGAACTGGATTGACATACAAAGAGATGCGTCAGATGTCATTATTGTGGAAGTAACCGAGGTTAcgaataaagatgaaagtaAGTTCGATACAATACCTGAAGAATTGCAAGTGAAATATAGAGGTATTGTTAGAAATGATCTACCTCCACGTCAAAGAGATCATAAACATGTTAGTCATAGTATAGAACTGAAAGAAGGAAGTAGACTTCCTAGAAGATCACCATATAGGTTAACACCTAAGAAACAGAAAGATGTAGATGAGATTATCAAAGACTTATTAGATAAGGGTTTTATAGTACCTTCTAAATCTAGTTACAGTTCTCCAATTGTTCTTGTAACAAAACATGATGGTTCGTATCGTTTATGTGTGGATTATCGAGAGTTGAATAAAGTTACGGTTAAAGACCCATTTCCACTACCTCACGTAGATGAACTGCTAGGTAAGGTAGGAAGTGCCAGTGTTTTCACTACATTGGATTTGCACTCCGGTTATCATCAAATCCCGATGAACCCTACAGATATGGATAAGACTGCTTTTGTTACGCCTACAGgtaaatatgaatatacAGTGATGCCGTTTGGTTTGGTAAACGCTCCTAGTACTTTTGCTAGATATATGGCAGATCTGTTTAGAGATTTAGAATTTGTTAATGTCTACTTAGATgatatattgatattttcgAATGATTTAGAATCACATTGGAAACACATCGACGTGGTGCTATCCAGGTTAGACCAAGAGAAGTTGATAGcgaaaaagaagaaatgtcATTTTGCTCAAAGTGAAGTTCAATTTTTGGGGTATATTATTGGTAGAAATAAGATTAAGCCAGTACAAGAGAAATGTGAAGCAATTAATCGGTTCCCTGTTCCAAAGACGATTAAAGAAGCGCAAAGGTTCGTAggaatgataaattattatcggaaatttattaaagattGTTCGAGGAAGGTTAGACCTCTCGttgatttcatttctaGAAATGTTCCGTGGGGAGATCTGCAAGATGATGCTTTTGCCACGTTGAAACGCGATTTAATGTCTGAACCGTTGCTAGTCCCATTTAAGAGAGATGCTGAATATAGGTTAACGACTGATGCGTCTATGGATGGACTTGGTGCTGTCCTAGAAGAAGTTGCGGATAATAAAGTTCTCGGAGTTGTTAGTTATTATTCGAAGTCGTTAAATGAAACGCAAAGAAGATACCCACCGGGAGAGCTAGAATTGATGGCTATAATTGAAGGTTTAGaacatttcaaatatatgcTACATGGTAAGCATTTTGTGCTTAGAACGGACCATATTAGTTTATTGTCAATCCAGAATCAAAAAGAACCAGCGAGAAGAGTTCAACGTTGGTTAGATACTTTATCAGAATTCGATTTTTCACTTGCGTACCTGCCCGGCCCGAAAAATGTTGTAGCTGATGCTATTTCCAGAGCAAAAttagaaaacaaagaagTTCCCAGTGAACCTGTTAATGATAACAAAGAGATCTTAACAGTTGCCACAGCAGACACATTACATACCCTAGACCCAGAGTCCTGGACCACTGACTGGAGAACAGATCCATGGGGTGCAGCTGTGTTGAAGTCATTAGATGACAAGTTTGATCATGAGATACCTACAGAACaagttaatgaatttacACGATATctaaagaaatttgaaagaacaCCTGAATATTTGAAGCATTTTAAATGGACCAATGATGTATTATATTACGAAGATAGAATATGTGTTCCACATATTCGTAGACCTTTGGTTATGGAGACGTACCATGATCATAAATGGTTTGGCGGTCATTTTGGTGAACATGACACCTTTAAAAAGATTTCAGAAATCTATTTTTGGCCCAATTGTTACAAAACTGTCCAAGATTATGTTAAAAGTTGTATACAGTGTCAGGTAATGAAAGCTCATCGTCCGAGATCACAAGGATTGCATAAACCTTTATCTGTACCATCTGGTCGTTGGCTTGATATTTCAATGGACTTCCTCACTGGTATACCAACTACTTTGGCGGGGTGGGATATGATAATGGTAGTCATTGATCGTTTTACTAAACGAGCCCACTTCGTTGCCTGTAAGAAAGTTAACGGTTCTACCGGCGTGTTCGATGCTTTATTCAGATTTGTGTTTTCACTGCATGGATTCCCGAGAACAATCGTGAGTGATAGAGATATTAGATTTACATCAAATGCTTATAGAGAATTGACAGATAGGTTAGGTATAAAACTGTTGATGTCAACTAGTAATCATCCGCAGACAGATGGTCAAACAGAAAGAGTGAATAGAACCCTAAATCAATTATTGAGAATGTATTGTTCAAATGATCAATCCTGTTGGGATAAGCTATTACCACACGTTGAGTATGTGTATAATAGTACATACCAAAGAGTTTTGTGTATGTCACCATTTGAAGCAGATTTAGGATATAAACCGAATGAACCACGAATGAATAGAGATTACATTATTAATGCAAGACATTTGACTTCGGCTGAATATGCAAGAGATATCGATGCTTTGACTTTAAGAACCAAAGatcaattagaagaaaatcaattacGTCAAGAATATGATGCAAACAAGAACAGAACTCCAGTTAACTATAAGATAGGTGATTATGTTTTGTTACACCGTGATGCATATTTTACAGGTGGCAAATATAGAAAGATCCAAGCAATCTACTTAGGTCCCTTTCAAGTAGTAGGTGTAGGTACAAATTGCTGCGAATTAGATTTACCATCAATGAGAAAGTTACATAGGATGATAAATGTGACATGGTTAAAACCTTATGTGGAAAGAACGAATACGTATCCAAAGTGGAAACCAAGAGCAAAGATAGAAAGGTTACAACGATTAGAAGAGATTACATCCATTATTGGGTATAGTCTGAATGAcaagatatattattgtaaGATGAAAGATGTGGACCCTAGATTGACTGTGGAATAtccagaagaagaattaagGAACTTATCAAAACCGAGATTAGACTCATTGTTAAGAAACTTCAACCAACTTGAGACCGAAGAGGAAAAACCTGTGGAATAG
- the NDAI0K00356 gene encoding uncharacterized protein (Ty-like retrotransposon), with product MNNNQDVHNNLSEDVVMSDDVPNAFTTSGSAVSEIPGNVPNNKDFQFNGQPEANRNIKLFLGKLKNHFLLKGVREDRRKIAFLVECLTDQALIWFDQAEKDQDLYALSYEEFVRIFTDHFTKEVDAFETFSELWNLGHCANATEHAQKFKSLVSGLKPGFASDELLCNIYVMQCQPDMRIQLMLNKPWPSLEHCMLRETTLEASINSIRRSINIPREDPLLVSNVQMNRGNYYNSTRRYNNGRGNRNNNNYNNNNNGYRPALRSSNDSRKRIGGTKRRSDKSNSGPVDWNRICKENDLCRNCHEYGHYKKQCKKPNARPM from the coding sequence atgaacaacaatcaaGATGTTCACAACAATTTGTCTGAGGACGTAGTCATGTCTGACGATGTCCCCAACGCTTTTACTACATCTGGTAGCGCTGTGTCTGAGATCCCTGGTAATGTCCCTAACAACAAAGACTTCCAGTTCAATGGACAACCGGAAGCTAACAGGAACATTAAGTTGTTTTTAGGTAAGCTCAAGAACCATTTCCTATTGAAAGGAGTGAGGGAAGacagaagaaaaattgcTTTTTTGGTGGAATGCTTAACTGATCAAGCACTCATCTGGTTTGACCAAGCGGAAAAAGATCAAGATCTTTATGCTTTATCTTATGAAGAATTTGTCCGAATCTTCACTGATCATTTCACTAAAGAAGTTGATGCATTTGAGACTTTCTCGGAATTATGGAACTTAGGTCATTGTGCTAATGCTACTGAACATGCTCAGAAGTTCAAGTCTTTAGTTTCTGGTTTGAAACCTGGTTTTGCTtctgatgaattattatgcAACATTTATGTTATGCAATGTCAACCGGATATGCGTATCCAATTAATGCTTAACAAACCATGGCCAAGTTTAGAGCATTGCATGCTCAGAGAGACCACTTTAGAAGCGTCTATCAATAGCATTAGAAGGAGTATTAACATTCCAAGAGAAGATCCGTTGTTAGTCTCGAATGTCCAAATGAATAgaggaaattattataacaGTACTAGGCgttataataatggaaggggaaatagaaataataataattacaataacaataataacggTTATAGACCTGCATTGAGAAGCTCGAACGATTCTCGAAAGCGCATCGGTGGTACAAAAAGAAGGTCAGATAAGAGTAACTCTGGACCTGTCGATTGGAATAGAATTTGCAAAGAGAATGACCTTTGTAGAAACTGTCATGAATATGGTCATTATAAGAAACAATGCAAGAAACCCAATGCGAGGCCTATGTAA